A stretch of the Vigna radiata var. radiata cultivar VC1973A chromosome 7, Vradiata_ver6, whole genome shotgun sequence genome encodes the following:
- the LOC106769023 gene encoding lysine--tRNA ligase, cytoplasmic, with protein METPSEAPSAGTGETISKNALKRELKNKQREEERKRKEEEKAKKAAEMQKAKDNKSAPADDEDMDPTQYLENRLKYLSSQKTDGKNPYPHKFFVTMSIEEYIKEYGGLSDGQHADDVSVSLAGRVMHKRTSGSKLVFYDLHGGGFKVQVMADASKSNLDEAEFSKFHSNVKRGDIVGVTGFPGKSKKGELSIFPKNFVVLSHCLHMMPRQKSAAAAVDNANLKKSPWVPGNARNPETYILKDQETRYRLRHLDLMLNPEVRDIFKTRSKVISYIRRFLDDLDFLEVETPMMNMIAGGAAARPFVTHHNELNMRLFMRIAPELYLKELVVGGLDRVYEIGKQFRNEGIDLTHNPEFTTCEFYMAYKDYNDLMDITEQMLSGMVKELTKGSYKIKYHANGVDKDPIEIDFTPPFRRIDMIEGLEQIAGLSIPKDLSSEEANQYLKDACLKFEIKCPPPETTARLLDKLVGHFLEETCVNPTFIINHPEIMSPLAKWHRSKPGLTERFELFVNKHELCNAYTELNDPAVQRQRFAEQLKDRQSGDDEAMALDETFCTALEYGLPPTGGWGLGIDRLTMLLTDSQNIKEVLLFPAMKPQD; from the exons ATGGAAACCCCTTCCGAGGCACCATCTGCCGGCACCGGCGAAACCATAAGCAAGAA TGCGCTGAAACGGGAACTGAAGAACAAacagagagaagaagaaaggaagcgCAAGGAAGAGGAGAAGGCCAAAAAG GCAGCTGAAATGCAGAAGGCAAAGGATAACAAATCTGCACCAGCTGATGACGAGGATATGGACCCAACA CAATATCTTGAAAATAGGTTGAAGTATCTTTCATCTCAAAAGACAGATGGGAAGAACCCGTATCCTCACAAGTTCTTTGTCACTATGTCTATCGAGGAATACATTAAGGAATATGGAGGTTTAAGCGATGGGCAGCATGCCGACGATGTCTCTGTTTCTTTGGCAG GCCGGGTCATGCACAAGCGCACCTCTGGTTCTAAGCTCGTCTTTTATGACCTGCATGGTGGTGGCTTCAAGGTCCAGGTTATGGCTGATGCGAG TAAATCAAACTTGGATGAGGCTGAATTTTCTAAATTCCACTCTAATGTGAAGCGTGGTGACATAGTTGGTGTTACGGGTTTTCCAG GAAAAAGTAAGAAGGGTGAACTTAGTATTTTCCCCAAGAATTTTGTGGTGCTGTCTCATTGTTTGCATATGATGCCAAGGCAAAAgtctgctgctgctgctgttgaTAATGCAAATTTGAAG AAAAGTCCATGGGTTCCAGGGAATGCTAGGAATCCTGAAACATATATTTTGAAGGATCAG GAAACTAGATATCGGCTTCGCCATTTGGATTTGATGCTTAATCCAGAGGTTCGAGATATATTTAAGACCAGATCAAAAGTCATTTCGTACATTAGGAGGTTCCTTGATGATCTTGATTTCTTGGAG GTTGAAACCCCTATGATGAACATGATTGCTGGTGGAGCTGCTGCCCGACCATTTGTAACACATCACAATGAACTTAACATGAGGTTATTCATGAGGATTGCCCCTGAACTGTATCTTAAGGAGTTGGTTGTTGGTGGACTGGATCGTGTTTATGAAATTGGGAAGCAATTTAGGAATGAGGGCATTGATTTGACTCATAATCCTGAGTTTACTACTTGTGAGTTTTATATGGCTTACAAGGACTACAATGACTTAATGGATATAACAGAGCAAATGTTAAGTG GTATGGTTAAGGAACTTACCAAAGGCAGCTATAAAATCAAGTATCATGCAAATGGGGTTGACAAAGACCCTATTGAAATTGACTTTACTCCACCTTTTAG AAGGATTGATATGATTGAAGGATTAGAGCAGATAGCCGGACTAAGTATTCCTAAGGATTTGTCGAGTGAGGAAGCTAATCAGTATTTGAAGGATGCATGCTTGAAGTTTGAGATTAAATGTCCCCCTCCAGAGACAACAGCTCGTTTGTTGGATAAA CTTGTGGGTCACTTTTTGGAAGAAACTTGTGTAAATCCTACATTCATCATAAACCATCCCGAGATAATGAGTCCTTTAGCGAAGTGGCACAGATCAAAACCAGGCCTGACCGAACGATTTGAATTGTTTGTCAATAAACATGAA CTTTGCAATGCGTATACCGAATTGAATGACCCTGCAGTACAACGACAAAGATTTGCTGAACAACTCAAG GATCGGCAATCTGGTGATGATGAAGCAATGGCGTTGGATGAAACATTTTGTACGGCTCTGGAATATGGTTTACCACCTACTGGTGGTTGGGGCTTGGGCATTGATCGGTTGACCATGTTACTGACAGATTCACAGAATATTAAG GAGGTTCTTCTCTTCCCTGCGATGAAACCTCAAGACTGA
- the LOC106768192 gene encoding uncharacterized protein LOC106768192 isoform X1 has translation MEGVEHRTVNVNGINMHVAEMGEGPLILFIHGFPDLWFSWRHQMKALASLGYRCVAPDLRGYGDTDVPASPTAYTSLHVVGDLVGLLDEVAGDNEKVFVVGHDWGAMTAWYLSLFRPERIRALVNMSVAFTPRNPKRKPLDTLRAVYGNDYYICRFQVSKHGLSRSEKKMIFCWGKAWSAKWFCCSSGLLQETGNIEAEFEKIGTERVLKEFLTYRNPGPLYLPEGKAFDRPTDTPLKLPSWLSQEECDYYVSKYDKTGFTGGFNYYRNLDLNWELTAPWTGAKVKVPVKFIVGDLDLTYNSPGAKDYIHKGGLKRDVPLLEDVVVIQGAGHFVHQERPDEITKHIYDFVKKF, from the exons ATGGAGGGTGTGGAGCATCGAACAGTGAATGTGAATGGCATAAACATGCACGTTGCCGAGATGGGTGAAGGCCCATTGATCCTCTTCATCCACGGATTCCCTGATCTATGGTTCTCATGGCGCCACCAGATGAAAGCCCTTGCTTCCCTCGGTTACCGCTGCGTGGCGCCGGATCTCCGAGGGTACGGAGACACGGATGTGCCGGCCTCTCCCACGGCCTACACGAGTCTCCACGTGGTGGGTGATCTGGTTGGTCTTCTGGATGAGGTAGCCGGCGACAATGAGAAAGTGTTTGTGGTAGGTCATGACTGGGGTGCCATGACTGCTTGGTATCTTTCTCTCTTTCGTCCTGAAAGAATCAGGGCTCTTGTGAACATGAGCGTCGCATTTACTCCCCGAAACCCCAAGAGAAAACCCCTTGATACCTTAAGAGCAGTGTATGGAAATGATTACTATATTTGCAGGTTTCAG GTCTCAAAACATGGTTTAAGTAGAAGTGAAAAAAAGATGATTTTTTGTTGGGGCAAAGCATGGTCTGCAAAGTGGTTTTGTTGCTCAAGTGGATTATTGCAGGAGACTGGGAATATAGAAGCTGAGTTTGAGAAGATTGGCACTGAAAGAGTCCTGAAGGAGTTCCTGACATACCGCAATCCTGGTCCACTTTATCTACCTGAGGGTAAAGCCTTTGATCGTCCAACTGATACTCCCTTAAAGTTGCCCTCATGGCTATCTCAAGAAGAATGTGATTACTATGTTAGTAAATATGACAAGACTGGTTTCACAGGGGGCTTTAACTACTACAGAAATTTGGATCT AAATTGGGAGCTCACAGCACCGTGGACTGGTGCTAAAGTTAAAGTTCCTGTTAAgtttattgtgggtgatcttgACCTGACCTATAATTCACCAGGAGCCAAGGATTACATTCACAAAGGTGGGTTGAAGAGAGATGTGCCCCTTCTAGAGGATGTAGTTGTAATTCAAGGGGCGGGTCACTTCGTTCATCAAGAAAGGCCTGATGAGATCACCAAACACATCTACGATTTCGTTaagaaattctaa
- the LOC106768192 gene encoding uncharacterized protein LOC106768192 isoform X2 — MEGVEHRTVNVNGINMHVAEMGEGPLILFIHGFPDLWFSWRHQMKALASLGYRCVAPDLRGYGDTDVPASPTAYTSLHVVGDLVGLLDEVAGDNEKVFVVGHDWGAMTAWYLSLFRPERIRALVNMSVAFTPRNPKRKPLDTLRAVYGNDYYICRFQETGNIEAEFEKIGTERVLKEFLTYRNPGPLYLPEGKAFDRPTDTPLKLPSWLSQEECDYYVSKYDKTGFTGGFNYYRNLDLNWELTAPWTGAKVKVPVKFIVGDLDLTYNSPGAKDYIHKGGLKRDVPLLEDVVVIQGAGHFVHQERPDEITKHIYDFVKKF, encoded by the exons ATGGAGGGTGTGGAGCATCGAACAGTGAATGTGAATGGCATAAACATGCACGTTGCCGAGATGGGTGAAGGCCCATTGATCCTCTTCATCCACGGATTCCCTGATCTATGGTTCTCATGGCGCCACCAGATGAAAGCCCTTGCTTCCCTCGGTTACCGCTGCGTGGCGCCGGATCTCCGAGGGTACGGAGACACGGATGTGCCGGCCTCTCCCACGGCCTACACGAGTCTCCACGTGGTGGGTGATCTGGTTGGTCTTCTGGATGAGGTAGCCGGCGACAATGAGAAAGTGTTTGTGGTAGGTCATGACTGGGGTGCCATGACTGCTTGGTATCTTTCTCTCTTTCGTCCTGAAAGAATCAGGGCTCTTGTGAACATGAGCGTCGCATTTACTCCCCGAAACCCCAAGAGAAAACCCCTTGATACCTTAAGAGCAGTGTATGGAAATGATTACTATATTTGCAGGTTTCAG GAGACTGGGAATATAGAAGCTGAGTTTGAGAAGATTGGCACTGAAAGAGTCCTGAAGGAGTTCCTGACATACCGCAATCCTGGTCCACTTTATCTACCTGAGGGTAAAGCCTTTGATCGTCCAACTGATACTCCCTTAAAGTTGCCCTCATGGCTATCTCAAGAAGAATGTGATTACTATGTTAGTAAATATGACAAGACTGGTTTCACAGGGGGCTTTAACTACTACAGAAATTTGGATCT AAATTGGGAGCTCACAGCACCGTGGACTGGTGCTAAAGTTAAAGTTCCTGTTAAgtttattgtgggtgatcttgACCTGACCTATAATTCACCAGGAGCCAAGGATTACATTCACAAAGGTGGGTTGAAGAGAGATGTGCCCCTTCTAGAGGATGTAGTTGTAATTCAAGGGGCGGGTCACTTCGTTCATCAAGAAAGGCCTGATGAGATCACCAAACACATCTACGATTTCGTTaagaaattctaa
- the LOC106768193 gene encoding acylpyruvase FAHD1, mitochondrial, protein MAAVASQKLLELSTKIVAVGRNYAAHAKELGNAVPKEPVLFLKPTSSYLKNGGTIQIPHNEASLHHEVELAVVIAKKARDVSESSAMDYVAGYALALDMTARDLQTAAKSAGLPWSLAKGQDTFTPISSILPKTAVPNPDDIELWLKVDEEIRQKGSTKDMIFKIPFLISYISSVMTLFEGDVILTGTPPGVGPVKEGQIITAGITGLVDVQFNVEKRASPIHSS, encoded by the exons ATGGCAGCGGTAGCCAGTCAGAAGCTTCTGGAATTGAGCACCAAGATCGTCGCTGTTGGCAGAAACTACGCTGCCCACGCCAAAGAGCTTGGCAACGCCGTTCCCAAG GAACCCGTCTTGTTTCTGAAACCGACGTCGTCTTACTTGAAAAATGGCGGAACCATCCAAATTCCACACAACGAGGCTTCTCTGCACCATGAGGTTGAACTTGCTGTAGTCATCGCCAAGAAAGCGCGTGATGTGTCAGAATCCTCTGCCATGGATTACGTCGCTG GTTATGCACTGGCTCTGGATATGACCGCTAGGGACCTTCAAACTGCTGCAAAG TCTGCAGGTCTTCCATGGAGTTTGGCAAAAGGCCAGGACACTTTCACCCCAATAAGTTCAATT TTGCCAAAGACTGCAGTGCCAAACCCTGACGATATAGAATTATGGTTAAAG GTAGACGAGGAAATTCGGCAAAAGGGCTCAACCAAGGACATGATCTTTAAGATCCCTTTTCTAATTAGCTATATAAGCTCTGTAATGACATTGTTTGAAGGAGATGTTATACTAACTG GCACTCCACCGGGTGTTGGACCAGTGAAAGAGGGTCAAATAATTACTGCTGGTATTACAGGCCTTGTGGACGTACAGTTCAATGTTGAGAAAAGAGCAAGCCCCATACATTCTTCATAA